The following are encoded together in the Sulfurospirillum tamanense genome:
- a CDS encoding sensor histidine kinase, whose protein sequence is MKEPSIHQTTLIVMIFAAIFAVTSAFVVIFNESKEMEKQIQEAKEHYVRVQKERSVDEAYKLVRVLEFFKKTYEPHELTSAMREFMKNVVAGRHTFAFVVSDTGEFLYNSEHFFAAHTAVASTEKKEAFLAQMKGLQTEGMHEFSVQELQGLLFVRTDVLLGWRVASGVYLDELPRVVEAKKEESHQKIMAFVLKIGALTLFLYVAGLLKYRYLTQRITKDIRAIDAAFKEAPKSYRFVDERAVTFVEFKEISMHANTMIAKIREKNRDLIALNTNLEKIVEEKTSALQRSIAYTQELLKQQDRFVNNAIHEINTPLTIMMMNIELHNLKLPKTPYLTKIEAAAKVLENIYEDLGYVVKKHHAQYPQKMLNFGDFLQERLAYFQDVAEGNDVFFRCKASQGLHVKFNEVELQRIIDNNLSNAIKYARVGTQILVELYEEEPYVLLRIANEGNTITQPERLFERYYREDKARGGFGLGLNIVKEICDTHRVEICVHSEAGKTAFEYRFKKEVA, encoded by the coding sequence TTGAAAGAACCCAGCATTCATCAAACCACTCTTATTGTCATGATCTTCGCCGCTATTTTTGCCGTAACCTCGGCATTTGTAGTGATTTTTAATGAAAGCAAAGAGATGGAAAAACAGATTCAAGAGGCCAAAGAGCATTATGTTAGGGTTCAAAAAGAACGAAGTGTAGACGAGGCATACAAGCTCGTGCGCGTCTTGGAATTTTTTAAAAAAACTTACGAGCCTCATGAGCTTACAAGTGCCATGCGTGAATTTATGAAAAACGTTGTTGCGGGACGCCATACTTTTGCTTTTGTGGTGAGCGATACGGGGGAGTTTTTGTACAATTCAGAGCATTTTTTTGCCGCCCATACTGCTGTTGCTAGCACGGAAAAAAAAGAGGCGTTTTTGGCACAAATGAAAGGGTTGCAAACAGAGGGAATGCACGAATTTTCAGTGCAAGAGCTACAGGGTCTGCTCTTTGTGCGTACTGATGTGCTTTTGGGGTGGCGCGTGGCAAGCGGGGTCTATTTGGACGAACTCCCTAGGGTTGTGGAGGCCAAAAAAGAAGAATCCCATCAAAAAATCATGGCCTTTGTGCTTAAGATTGGAGCATTGACACTTTTTTTGTATGTGGCGGGTTTGCTCAAATACCGCTATTTGACCCAGCGCATCACAAAGGATATTCGAGCGATTGATGCGGCTTTTAAAGAAGCGCCAAAAAGCTACCGATTTGTAGATGAGAGGGCGGTTACTTTTGTGGAGTTTAAAGAGATTTCCATGCATGCCAACACAATGATTGCAAAAATCAGGGAAAAAAACCGAGATTTAATTGCCCTAAACACAAACCTTGAAAAAATCGTTGAAGAAAAAACCAGTGCTTTGCAGCGCTCCATTGCTTACACGCAGGAGCTTTTAAAACAGCAAGACCGCTTTGTTAATAACGCCATTCATGAGATTAATACGCCACTGACCATCATGATGATGAACATCGAACTGCACAACCTCAAACTCCCTAAAACGCCCTATCTGACTAAAATTGAGGCGGCGGCAAAAGTGTTGGAGAATATTTACGAAGATTTGGGTTATGTAGTCAAAAAACACCACGCCCAATACCCTCAAAAAATGCTAAATTTTGGAGATTTTTTGCAAGAGCGCTTGGCTTATTTTCAAGATGTTGCTGAGGGGAATGATGTGTTCTTTAGATGTAAAGCTTCACAGGGTTTACATGTAAAGTTCAATGAAGTAGAGTTGCAGCGGATTATTGATAACAATCTTTCCAATGCTATTAAATACGCCAGGGTTGGTACGCAAATCCTAGTAGAACTCTACGAAGAAGAACCTTATGTGCTTTTGCGCATTGCAAATGAGGGCAATACCATCACCCAGCCAGAACGGCTTTTTGAGCGGTATTACCGCGAAGACAAGGCTAGGGGCGGGTTTGGTTTGGGACTTAACATCGTCAAAGAGATTTGCGATACCCATAGGGTTGAGATTTGTGTGCATTCAGAGGCGGGAAAAACAGCATTTGAATACCGCTTTAAAAAAGAGGTTGCATGA
- a CDS encoding agmatine deiminase family protein produces the protein MNRLPAEWEPHEALLLALPHENTDWNPYLEEITEAYEEFLQAITRFEPVVLLCKDAKKAKKRLGHLPNLELVQARFNDTWIRDFGPIDVEESGLMRAYDFTFNAWGDKFGSSLDNAITEFLHTQRVLSGTCKKIDLILEGGSIESNGEGVLLTTTTCLLNPNRNWALSKEALGEKLSQLFGVEKILWLEHGHLEGDDTDAHIDTLARFITPDTIAYVTCKDQSDTHFGPLKKMEEELKRTHFSLLPLPLPTPILYDDHRLPATYANFVFVNGGLIVPTYNQPSDAIALKALQQALPHLEVVGVDARVFIRQHGSLHCACMQRFAR, from the coding sequence ATGAACCGATTACCCGCCGAGTGGGAACCCCACGAAGCCCTACTTTTAGCCCTTCCCCACGAAAATACCGACTGGAACCCTTACCTTGAAGAAATCACAGAAGCTTACGAGGAATTTTTACAAGCCATCACCCGTTTTGAGCCGGTTGTTCTGCTGTGCAAAGATGCTAAAAAAGCTAAAAAACGCTTGGGCCATTTGCCCAATCTAGAGCTTGTACAAGCCCGTTTTAACGACACATGGATTCGGGACTTTGGGCCCATTGACGTGGAAGAGTCAGGTCTCATGCGCGCTTATGATTTTACCTTTAATGCCTGGGGAGACAAATTTGGAAGCTCCCTAGACAATGCCATCACTGAATTTTTGCACACCCAGCGGGTCTTGAGCGGTACATGTAAAAAAATTGACCTTATTTTGGAGGGCGGGAGCATCGAGAGTAACGGCGAGGGCGTGTTGCTAACCACCACTACCTGCCTTTTAAACCCCAACCGAAACTGGGCACTCTCCAAAGAAGCTTTGGGCGAAAAACTTTCTCAACTCTTTGGAGTTGAGAAAATCCTCTGGCTAGAGCACGGGCACCTCGAAGGGGACGACACTGACGCGCACATCGACACCCTCGCCCGCTTTATCACGCCTGATACCATCGCGTACGTTACATGTAAAGACCAAAGTGACACTCATTTTGGGCCTTTAAAAAAGATGGAGGAAGAGCTCAAACGCACCCATTTTTCCCTACTTCCCCTCCCGCTTCCCACGCCTATCCTGTACGATGACCACCGCCTACCCGCTACATACGCCAACTTCGTCTTTGTCAACGGCGGACTCATTGTGCCCACCTACAACCAACCCAGTGATGCCATCGCCTTAAAGGCTTTGCAACAAGCCCTGCCGCACCTTGAAGTGGTGGGCGTAGACGCAAGGGTTTTCATCCGCCAACACGGTAGCCTTCACTGCGCGTGCATGCAACGTTTCGCACGATGA